A portion of the Deltaproteobacteria bacterium CG2_30_66_27 genome contains these proteins:
- a CDS encoding NADH oxidoreductase (quinone) subunit F, whose translation METILTTHFAADAYRRIDTYREFGGYDALRKALSMTPEGIIDEVKKANLRGRGGAGFPAGVKWGFLPKDLSRPRVLVVNADEGEPGTFKDRLIMSRGPHLMIEGIVIASIAMRLHLSYVYIRGEYVREARILDEAVAEAYAAGFLGKNILGSGFDLDLTVHRGAGAYICGEETSLINSLEGKRGWPRLKPPFPAAVGAFGLPTIVNNVETLADVPWIINNGGEKFAAIGVEKNGGTRLIGVSGAVNRPGVYELPAGTNLKEIIYTHAGGIRDGKELKAVIPGGSSTPVLRPDEIDVSYDIESMAKIGTMAGSGGVIVIPEGTCMVRALSVLMNFYAHESCGQCTPCREGTGWLKMIVGRIEAGKGREGDVELVLDVCDNMMGRTICPLADAAAMPAQSFIWKFREEFDRHIGEQKCPYGNRF comes from the coding sequence CCGACGCGTACCGGCGCATCGACACCTACCGGGAGTTCGGCGGGTACGATGCGCTGCGGAAGGCGTTGTCGATGACCCCCGAGGGGATCATCGACGAGGTGAAGAAGGCGAACTTGCGGGGCCGCGGCGGCGCGGGTTTCCCTGCCGGGGTGAAGTGGGGGTTCCTGCCGAAGGATCTCTCCCGCCCGCGCGTGCTGGTCGTCAACGCCGACGAGGGGGAGCCGGGTACCTTCAAGGACCGCCTCATCATGAGCCGCGGGCCGCACCTGATGATCGAGGGGATCGTGATCGCCTCGATCGCGATGCGCCTGCACCTCTCCTACGTCTACATCCGGGGGGAATACGTCCGCGAGGCGCGGATCCTCGACGAGGCGGTCGCCGAGGCATACGCGGCCGGGTTCCTCGGGAAGAACATCCTCGGGTCCGGCTTCGACCTCGACCTGACGGTCCACCGCGGCGCCGGGGCCTACATCTGCGGGGAGGAGACCTCCCTCATCAACTCCCTCGAGGGGAAGCGCGGGTGGCCGCGCCTCAAGCCCCCCTTCCCGGCGGCGGTGGGCGCCTTCGGGCTCCCTACGATCGTGAACAACGTGGAGACCCTCGCCGACGTCCCCTGGATCATCAACAACGGCGGGGAGAAGTTCGCCGCGATCGGGGTCGAGAAGAACGGCGGGACGCGCCTGATCGGCGTGAGCGGGGCGGTCAACCGTCCCGGCGTCTACGAGCTCCCGGCGGGGACGAACCTCAAGGAGATCATCTACACGCACGCCGGAGGCATCAGGGACGGCAAGGAGCTCAAGGCCGTCATCCCCGGCGGGTCGTCCACCCCCGTGCTGCGGCCCGACGAGATCGACGTGTCGTACGACATCGAGTCGATGGCGAAGATCGGGACGATGGCAGGTTCCGGCGGGGTGATCGTCATCCCGGAGGGGACCTGCATGGTGCGCGCCCTCTCCGTCCTCATGAACTTCTACGCCCACGAGTCGTGCGGGCAGTGCACGCCGTGCCGCGAGGGGACCGGGTGGCTGAAAATGATCGTCGGGCGGATCGAGGCGGGGAAAGGACGGGAGGGGGACGTCGAACTGGTCCTCGACGTTTGCGACAACATGATGGGTCGGACGATCTGCCCGCTGGCCGACGCCGCCGCGATGCCCGCGCAGTCGTTCATCTGGAAGTTCCGCGAAGAGTTCGACCGCCACATCGGCGAGCAGAAGTGCCCGTACGGGAACCGGTTCTGA
- a CDS encoding NADH-quinone oxidoreductase subunit K — protein MIAPSAYLLLSAVLFGIGVVGVVARKNILIILMSVELMLNGVNVAFVAAGSYLGDVAGGVFAFMVMTVAAAEAAVGLALLIALYRLKETVDITELKVLKW, from the coding sequence ATGATCGCCCCGTCGGCATACCTGCTCCTCTCGGCGGTCCTGTTCGGGATCGGGGTCGTGGGAGTGGTGGCGCGCAAGAATATTCTCATCATCCTGATGAGCGTCGAGTTGATGCTGAACGGCGTGAACGTCGCGTTCGTCGCGGCCGGCTCGTACCTGGGCGACGTCGCCGGCGGGGTCTTCGCCTTCATGGTGATGACCGTGGCGGCGGCCGAGGCGGCGGTGGGGCTCGCGCTGCTGATCGCTTTGTACCGGTTGAAGGAAACGGTCGACATCACGGAGCTCAAGGTCCTCAAATGGTGA